In Candidatus Ozemobacteraceae bacterium, the following proteins share a genomic window:
- a CDS encoding PhnD/SsuA/transferrin family substrate-binding protein, producing the protein MSTSKRNSIFSGILLLLLAGVLAMSGILWKDFIFFTTPQGLDEVFSNLSNTQNEVFSNAAIGNRREIPVCFTIPQGDLFRFFVLVGPRLQKIASRLASQAKLDIGSDASDVIQRVLTGKAVMGSISAVAYAKLRRQYPITAVFERAGATPKTSLFVVRANSVASSIADLRDTRICFRAKDSMSGYFVPLQELKAAGVEDPSLFFRQISYNDNLTNSTLGLLSDEFDVIVLSNTFYEELDEERRQKLKIIHASKPIPGGVYIAAAASQPAILPAFLAEFRRYGETVLATEPLAGLFQVKTPNPSDYDILEEAIDSGE; encoded by the coding sequence ATGAGCACATCGAAGCGCAATTCGATTTTTTCGGGAATCCTCCTGCTGCTGCTGGCGGGTGTTCTCGCCATGAGCGGCATTCTCTGGAAGGATTTCATCTTTTTCACCACTCCCCAGGGGCTTGACGAAGTTTTTTCCAACCTGTCGAACACCCAGAACGAGGTGTTTTCGAACGCCGCGATCGGGAACCGCCGGGAAATTCCGGTCTGTTTCACGATTCCGCAGGGAGATCTGTTCCGGTTCTTCGTCCTGGTCGGGCCCCGGCTCCAGAAAATCGCCTCGCGCCTCGCGTCCCAGGCAAAGCTGGACATCGGATCCGACGCATCCGACGTCATTCAGCGGGTGCTGACGGGCAAAGCGGTGATGGGCTCGATCTCGGCCGTGGCCTACGCCAAGCTCCGCAGGCAATACCCGATCACCGCGGTCTTCGAGCGGGCCGGGGCGACGCCGAAGACGTCGCTGTTCGTCGTTCGTGCCAACAGCGTCGCATCTTCCATCGCGGACCTTCGGGATACGCGCATCTGCTTCCGGGCGAAAGACTCGATGAGCGGATACTTCGTTCCCCTGCAGGAGCTGAAGGCTGCCGGGGTCGAGGATCCCAGCCTGTTCTTCCGTCAGATCAGCTACAACGACAATCTGACGAATTCGACGCTGGGGCTGCTCAGCGACGAATTCGACGTCATCGTCCTGTCGAACACGTTTTACGAAGAGCTCGATGAGGAGCGGCGGCAAAAGTTGAAAATCATTCACGCCTCGAAGCCGATCCCGGGCGGGGTGTACATTGCCGCCGCCGCGTCGCAACCGGCGATCCTGCCGGCTTTCCTCGCCGAGTTTCGCCGATACGGGGAGACGGTTCTGGCAACCGAGCCGCTGGCGGGGCTTTTCCAGGTGAAAACGCCGAATCCTTCCGACTACGACATCCTCGAAGAGGCGATCGACAGTGGAGAATAA